In one window of Kitasatospora sp. MMS16-BH015 DNA:
- a CDS encoding shikimate dehydrogenase, whose protein sequence is MRVDTRAGVDRPRPRRQHAHRAAVLGYPVDQSLYPVMHRAAYTAMGLEWTYTAVECEEPGLEQLIGSLDGSWAGLSLGMPLKRAALPLIDEVSDLAMDVGGVNTVVFRDGRSYGENTDVHGFLAALHEADVHALGSAVILGGGTAACSALAAVRELGVKEPAVVVREPSRAAEAHAAAGRLGMAVDVYSFGQLDSLLHGAGLVISTLPAGAADSYAAAIVHSRAAIFDVVYSAFPTRLAKAAGFAGSTVVDGLTLLTYQAARQVQLMTGREDVPVRAMREAAQAELARRAG, encoded by the coding sequence ATGCGAGTAGACACGAGGGCAGGCGTGGACCGCCCCAGGCCGCGTCGCCAGCACGCGCACCGCGCGGCGGTGCTCGGCTACCCGGTCGACCAGTCGCTCTACCCGGTGATGCACCGCGCGGCCTACACCGCGATGGGCCTCGAGTGGACGTACACCGCGGTCGAGTGCGAGGAGCCGGGCCTGGAGCAGCTCATCGGCTCACTGGACGGCTCCTGGGCGGGCCTCTCGCTCGGCATGCCGCTCAAGCGGGCCGCGCTGCCGCTGATCGACGAGGTCAGCGACCTGGCCATGGACGTCGGGGGCGTCAACACCGTCGTCTTCCGGGACGGCCGGTCCTACGGCGAGAACACGGACGTGCACGGCTTCCTCGCCGCACTGCACGAGGCCGACGTGCACGCGCTCGGCTCGGCCGTGATCCTCGGTGGCGGCACCGCCGCCTGTTCGGCGCTGGCCGCCGTCCGCGAACTCGGGGTCAAGGAGCCGGCGGTGGTGGTCCGCGAGCCCAGCCGGGCGGCCGAGGCGCACGCCGCGGCGGGCCGGCTGGGGATGGCGGTGGACGTCTACTCCTTCGGCCAGCTGGACAGCCTGCTGCACGGCGCGGGTCTGGTCATCTCCACCCTGCCCGCCGGCGCGGCCGACTCCTACGCGGCGGCCATCGTGCACTCCCGCGCGGCCATCTTCGACGTGGTCTACTCGGCCTTCCCCACCCGGCTGGCCAAGGCGGCCGGCTTCGCGGGCAGCACGGTGGTCGACGGACTCACCCTGCTCACCTACCAGGCGGCCCGCCAGGTGCAGTTGATGACCGGCCGGGAGGACGTGCCGGTGCGGGCGATGCGCGAGGCCGCCCAGGCCGAGCTGGCCCGACGGGCGGGCTGA
- a CDS encoding multicopper oxidase family protein, with protein sequence MLNRKLSRRGALKAGAVTTGLIGGVGLAAPLLGPTAEADVTGVVGPAVTPMFAVPLTVPQVLQPTSTSSTTDYYSVTMQKAVKEIIPGLQTEVETYNGQYPGPTIKARSGRRVVINQTNALDLPTSVHLHGAEVPVDSDGNPMVTIPPGGSKTYTYPNNQLGAPLWFHDHAHHLESEHVYRGLSGMYQLSDDNDRCQPLPSGQYDVPLLLRDVNIDSTGKLVYTMGDFTNRTTILVNGRPWPYFQVAARQYRFRILNSSNLRFFVLALSDGGSFTQIGSDGGLLATPCTTNQLKLSPGERADIVIDFSRYPVGTQLVLLNNTGPGPADLIGKVMRFDVVRDALDLSYVPDTLRTLPTPPIATVNRTFVLRMDEDGRANPMAYINDLTYDPNRIDTQITWGTTEVWTITNANVRAPHNFHVHLVQFRILERNGKAPDPSESGLKDTVALLAGETVKIQLTFDSYRGVYLYHCHLFDHGAMGMMGTMQIS encoded by the coding sequence ATGTTGAACCGCAAGCTGTCCCGAAGAGGCGCCCTGAAGGCCGGCGCCGTGACCACCGGCCTGATCGGCGGGGTCGGCCTGGCCGCGCCGCTGCTCGGCCCGACGGCCGAGGCCGACGTCACGGGCGTGGTGGGGCCCGCCGTCACCCCGATGTTCGCGGTGCCGCTGACCGTGCCGCAGGTGCTCCAGCCGACCAGCACCTCCTCGACCACCGACTACTACTCGGTGACGATGCAGAAGGCCGTCAAGGAGATCATCCCGGGCCTGCAGACCGAGGTGGAGACCTACAACGGCCAGTACCCCGGCCCCACCATCAAGGCCCGCTCGGGCCGCCGCGTGGTGATCAACCAGACCAACGCGCTGGACCTGCCGACCTCCGTGCACCTGCACGGCGCCGAGGTGCCGGTGGACAGCGACGGCAACCCGATGGTCACCATCCCGCCGGGCGGCAGCAAGACCTACACCTACCCGAACAACCAGCTGGGCGCGCCGCTCTGGTTCCACGACCACGCGCACCACCTGGAGTCGGAGCACGTCTACCGGGGCCTGTCCGGCATGTACCAGCTGTCGGACGACAACGACCGCTGCCAGCCGCTGCCCAGCGGCCAGTACGACGTGCCGCTGCTGCTGCGCGACGTCAACATCGACTCCACCGGCAAGCTCGTCTACACGATGGGCGACTTCACCAACCGGACCACCATCCTGGTCAACGGCCGCCCCTGGCCGTACTTCCAGGTGGCCGCCCGGCAGTACCGCTTCCGGATCCTCAACTCGAGCAACCTGCGGTTCTTCGTGCTGGCCCTCTCCGACGGCGGCAGCTTCACCCAGATCGGCTCCGACGGCGGCCTGCTGGCGACGCCCTGCACCACCAACCAGCTCAAGCTCTCGCCCGGCGAGCGGGCCGACATCGTCATCGACTTCTCCCGCTACCCCGTCGGCACCCAGCTGGTGCTGCTGAACAACACCGGCCCCGGCCCGGCCGACCTGATCGGCAAGGTGATGCGCTTCGACGTGGTCCGCGACGCGCTGGACCTCTCCTACGTGCCGGACACCCTGCGCACCCTGCCCACGCCCCCGATCGCCACCGTCAACCGCACCTTCGTGCTGCGGATGGACGAGGACGGCCGGGCCAACCCGATGGCCTACATCAACGACCTCACCTATGACCCGAACCGAATAGACACCCAGATCACCTGGGGCACCACCGAGGTCTGGACGATCACCAACGCCAACGTCCGGGCCCCGCACAACTTCCACGTCCACCTGGTCCAGTTCCGCATCCTGGAGCGGAACGGCAAGGCTCCGGACCCCAGCGAGAGCGGGCTGAAGGACACCGTGGCGCTGCTGGCCGGCGAGACGGTGAAGATCCAGCTCACCTTCGACAGCTACCGGGGCGTCTACCTCTACCACTGCCACCTGTTCGACCACGGTGCCATGGGCATGATGGGCACCATGCAGATCTCCTGA
- a CDS encoding CE1758 family FMN-dependent luciferase-like monooxygenase, with product MQFGIFTVGDLTADPLTGRPQTERERIKGTVAIALKAEEIGLDVFATGEHHNPPFVPSSPTTLLGYIAAQTERIILSTSTTLITTNDPVKIAEDFATLQQLADGRVDLMLGRGNTGPVYPWFGQDIRQGIPLAIENYALLHQLWRETNVNWQGRFRTPLQGFTAVPRPLDGVPPFVWHGSIRSPEIAEQAAYYGDGFFANHIFWPKEHFQKLIELYRTRYAHYGHGTPEQAVVGLGGQIFMRPRSQDAIREFRPYFDNSPVYRGGPSLEETMEQTPISVGSPQEIIEKTLSFRETFGDYQRQLFLMDSGGLPVKTVLEQLDILGEEVLPVLRKEFAARRADNVPAGPVHPAAAAAH from the coding sequence ATGCAGTTCGGGATCTTCACCGTCGGCGACCTCACCGCGGACCCGCTGACCGGGCGCCCGCAGACCGAGCGCGAGCGGATCAAGGGCACCGTGGCGATCGCCCTCAAGGCGGAGGAGATCGGCCTCGACGTCTTCGCCACCGGCGAGCACCACAACCCGCCGTTCGTGCCGTCCTCGCCGACCACGCTGCTCGGCTACATCGCCGCGCAGACGGAGCGGATCATCCTCTCCACCTCGACCACGCTGATCACCACCAACGACCCGGTGAAGATCGCCGAGGACTTCGCCACCCTGCAGCAGCTGGCCGACGGCCGCGTCGACCTGATGCTGGGCCGCGGCAACACCGGCCCGGTGTACCCCTGGTTCGGCCAGGACATCCGCCAGGGCATCCCGCTGGCGATCGAGAACTACGCGCTGCTGCACCAGCTCTGGCGCGAGACCAACGTCAACTGGCAGGGCCGCTTCCGCACCCCGCTGCAGGGCTTCACCGCCGTGCCCCGCCCGCTGGACGGCGTGCCGCCGTTCGTCTGGCACGGCTCGATCCGCAGCCCCGAGATCGCCGAGCAGGCCGCGTACTACGGCGACGGCTTCTTCGCCAACCACATCTTCTGGCCGAAGGAGCACTTCCAGAAGCTCATCGAGCTCTACCGCACCCGGTACGCGCACTACGGCCACGGCACCCCCGAGCAGGCCGTGGTCGGGCTCGGCGGCCAGATCTTCATGCGCCCCAGGTCCCAGGACGCCATCCGCGAGTTCCGCCCCTACTTCGACAACTCCCCGGTCTACCGCGGCGGCCCGTCGCTGGAGGAGACCATGGAGCAGACGCCGATCTCGGTGGGCAGCCCGCAGGAGATCATCGAGAAGACGCTGAGCTTCCGCGAGACCTTCGGCGACTACCAGCGCCAGCTCTTCCTGATGGACAGCGGCGGCCTTCCGGTCAAGACCGTGCTGGAGCAGCTGGACATCCTCGGTGAGGAGGTCCTGCCGGTGCTGCGCAAGGAGTTCGCGGCTCGCCGCGCCGACAACGTGCCGGCCGGACCGGTGCACCCGGCGGCCGCGGCCGCCCACTGA
- a CDS encoding AtaL-like protein: MSGVTMSWSIPVNSDGSSGATQIDAHQLWAQLLHKAENPVAYVPAITRCRVLDRFPGGFTREIVKDGRTIFQRIEVSPRELSIVYRQPGDPELEFIMNQIDRDADGGLAMTIAVSLAPEATERALRESRFLEATDAYFTDTLRSVVEEIRAATGDIDSLIAAA, encoded by the coding sequence ATGTCCGGGGTCACCATGTCCTGGAGCATTCCGGTCAATTCCGACGGTAGCTCCGGTGCGACGCAGATCGACGCCCACCAGCTGTGGGCGCAGCTCCTCCACAAGGCGGAGAACCCGGTGGCCTACGTACCCGCCATCACGCGATGCCGGGTGCTCGACCGCTTCCCCGGCGGATTCACCCGGGAGATCGTCAAGGACGGCCGGACGATCTTCCAGCGGATCGAGGTCAGCCCTCGGGAGCTCAGCATCGTCTACCGCCAACCCGGCGACCCGGAGCTGGAGTTCATCATGAACCAGATCGACCGGGACGCGGACGGCGGGCTCGCCATGACGATCGCCGTGAGCCTCGCCCCCGAGGCGACCGAGCGCGCGCTCCGGGAGAGCAGGTTCCTGGAGGCGACGGACGCCTACTTCACCGACACGCTCCGGTCCGTGGTCGAGGAGATCCGGGCCGCGACGGGCGACATCGACTCTCTCATCGCGGCTGCCTGA
- a CDS encoding transposase, whose protein sequence is MEGAIEKDVPEHVWGDVADDFVTEFSRRMLASLKRRDQRARGQWYIAGLLSVPGRKSMRALASVAGHGAAEQSLHHFISDSSWGWKPVRQALARHLDRVMLPQAWVLNSMAIPKAGEHSVGVEESFRTELGRVVNSQQAYGVWLANEETSAPVNWDLILPPEWLEDTERRKRAKIPDDVSAASPELCAVNTVAELSRPEWGLRRRPAVLDARELDSAVLVEEFTRRGVPFVMRVSGSTRLVGYDLSLPGRGERLFQAQQLVEWAKRFSRPVGWVDPDYSITRSILVSGTRVTLPAVRRPGAALPPERALTLVGGWSGPKGKPAELWLSNLIEVPPVALLRLGRLTRRVSKDFSEVSTRVGMRDFEGRSYAGWHRHATLCSVAHAISVLSSARRQGFDKSQELSA, encoded by the coding sequence ATGGAAGGTGCCATAGAGAAAGACGTTCCTGAGCACGTGTGGGGCGACGTTGCGGACGACTTCGTCACCGAGTTCTCCCGCCGCATGCTCGCCTCGCTCAAGCGCCGTGACCAGCGCGCCCGTGGTCAGTGGTACATCGCCGGGCTGCTCTCGGTGCCCGGTCGCAAGTCCATGCGCGCGCTGGCCTCGGTGGCCGGCCACGGTGCGGCGGAACAGAGCCTGCACCACTTCATCAGCGACTCCTCCTGGGGGTGGAAGCCCGTCCGGCAGGCCCTGGCCCGCCACTTGGACCGGGTGATGCTGCCGCAGGCCTGGGTGCTGAACTCGATGGCCATCCCGAAGGCGGGGGAGCACTCGGTCGGCGTCGAGGAGTCCTTCCGCACCGAGCTCGGACGGGTCGTCAACAGCCAGCAGGCGTACGGAGTCTGGCTCGCGAACGAGGAGACCAGCGCCCCGGTCAACTGGGACCTGATCCTGCCGCCCGAGTGGCTGGAGGACACCGAGCGCCGCAAGCGGGCCAAGATCCCCGATGACGTCTCGGCCGCCTCTCCCGAGCTGTGCGCCGTGAACACCGTCGCCGAACTCTCGCGTCCCGAATGGGGGTTGCGCCGCCGCCCGGCGGTGCTGGACGCGCGCGAGCTCGACTCCGCCGTGCTGGTGGAGGAGTTCACCCGGCGCGGGGTGCCGTTCGTGATGCGGGTGAGCGGTTCGACCCGGCTGGTGGGCTACGACCTCAGCCTGCCCGGGCGGGGCGAACGCCTCTTCCAGGCACAGCAGTTGGTCGAGTGGGCCAAGCGGTTCTCCCGCCCGGTGGGCTGGGTCGACCCGGACTACTCGATCACCCGGTCGATCCTGGTGAGCGGGACCCGGGTGACGCTGCCGGCGGTCCGCCGTCCGGGAGCGGCGCTGCCGCCGGAGCGCGCACTGACGCTCGTCGGTGGCTGGTCGGGCCCGAAGGGCAAGCCCGCCGAGCTCTGGCTGTCGAACCTGATCGAGGTGCCGCCGGTCGCCCTGCTGCGGCTGGGCCGGCTGACCCGCCGGGTCTCCAAGGACTTCTCGGAGGTCTCCACCCGGGTCGGGATGCGCGATTTCGAGGGTCGGTCCTACGCCGGCTGGCACCGGCACGCCACGCTCTGCTCGGTGGCGCACGCCATCTCGGTGCTCTCCTCGGCCCGCCGCCAGGGCTTCGACAAGTCGCAGGAGCTGTCGGCCTGA
- a CDS encoding ScbR family autoregulator-binding transcription factor, with protein MSRQERASRTRQLIIESAAGAFDQEGFALTGLSEIAQLCGVSKGALYFHFGSKEQLAEAVMAESRETLRETVREARRLGGSGLQYLIDLCHGLARRLDQDVVFRAGLRLTEEPGLEKKGCPSPYPAWERLIGRQLARAVRDEDIHPEVLLAEVTSLLAATAAGIETLSRRDKGWLGPHVTAGLWNAVLPALTPVERLGRIRTAPEGSGAALTTPGPHHWDDLPEAAALVARAQGA; from the coding sequence ATGTCCCGCCAGGAACGTGCGTCCCGCACGAGGCAGCTCATCATCGAGTCCGCGGCGGGAGCTTTCGACCAGGAGGGCTTCGCGCTCACCGGGTTGAGTGAGATAGCCCAGCTCTGCGGGGTCTCCAAGGGCGCGCTGTACTTCCACTTCGGCTCCAAGGAGCAGCTGGCCGAGGCCGTGATGGCCGAATCCCGCGAGACGCTCCGCGAGACCGTCCGGGAGGCCCGCCGGCTGGGCGGTTCCGGGCTCCAGTACCTGATCGACCTCTGCCACGGCCTGGCCCGGCGGCTCGACCAGGACGTGGTCTTCCGGGCCGGCCTGCGGCTGACCGAGGAGCCGGGCCTGGAGAAGAAGGGCTGCCCCAGCCCGTACCCGGCCTGGGAGCGGCTGATCGGCCGCCAACTGGCCCGCGCGGTACGGGACGAGGACATCCACCCCGAGGTGCTGCTGGCCGAGGTCACCTCCCTGCTGGCCGCCACCGCCGCGGGCATCGAGACCCTCTCCCGCCGCGACAAGGGCTGGCTCGGCCCGCACGTGACGGCCGGCCTCTGGAACGCCGTGCTGCCCGCCCTCACCCCGGTCGAGCGGCTCGGCCGGATCCGCACCGCCCCCGAGGGCAGTGGCGCGGCCCTGACCACCCCCGGCCCGCACCACTGGGACGACCTGCCCGAGGCCGCCGCCCTGGTGGCCCGCGCCCAGGGCGCCTGA
- the aroA gene encoding 3-phosphoshikimate 1-carboxyvinyltransferase: protein MTEPRAASARIPGSKSITNRVLLLAAAAAGTTRLDAPLESEDTVAFRTALTDLGIPVDQLPGDPEEFGSEAWEVHGLGGPPAAPGGASARIWCADAGTAARFLPVYAATGRGEFRFEGTEQLTVRPLRPLTQALAALGAEVEPGAGGGLPLTVRAEGLRGGELALDSGTSSQYLTGLLLSAPLMREPLTVSAANLVSRPYIDMTIALMRRFGAEVTEGQDGTLRVSTGGYTGTRLRIEPDASTASYVFAAAAITGTAVTVPHLGADSLQGDLGFVKVLELAGAKVEIGPDATTVTGTGALRGGFEVDMGDISDTFMTMAAIAPLADGPITITGVGHARLKESDRIAAVAGNLRALGIRVEEGPDRITVHPGTPTGAVIACHRDHRIAMAFSVLGLKVPGITLDDPKCVGKTFPGFHEELRRLFGEQAH, encoded by the coding sequence ATGACCGAGCCCCGAGCGGCTTCGGCCCGCATCCCCGGCTCGAAGAGCATCACCAACCGGGTCCTGCTGCTCGCGGCCGCGGCCGCCGGCACCACCCGGCTCGACGCCCCGCTGGAGAGCGAGGACACCGTCGCCTTCCGCACCGCCCTCACCGACCTGGGCATCCCGGTCGACCAACTCCCCGGTGACCCCGAGGAGTTCGGTTCCGAAGCCTGGGAGGTGCACGGCCTGGGCGGACCACCTGCCGCCCCTGGTGGCGCCTCCGCCCGGATCTGGTGTGCCGACGCCGGCACCGCCGCCCGCTTCCTGCCGGTCTACGCGGCTACCGGGCGCGGCGAGTTCCGCTTCGAGGGCACCGAGCAGCTCACCGTGCGCCCGCTGCGGCCGCTGACCCAGGCGCTCGCCGCACTCGGCGCCGAGGTCGAGCCCGGCGCCGGCGGCGGGCTGCCGCTCACCGTCAGGGCCGAGGGCCTGCGCGGCGGCGAGCTCGCCCTCGACTCCGGCACCAGCAGCCAGTACCTGACCGGTCTGCTGCTCTCCGCCCCGCTGATGCGCGAGCCGCTCACCGTCTCGGCCGCCAACCTGGTCAGCCGCCCCTACATCGACATGACCATCGCCCTGATGCGCCGCTTCGGCGCCGAGGTGACGGAGGGTCAGGACGGCACCCTGCGGGTGTCCACCGGCGGCTACACCGGCACCCGGCTCCGGATCGAGCCCGACGCCTCCACCGCGAGCTACGTCTTCGCCGCCGCCGCGATCACCGGCACCGCCGTCACCGTGCCGCACCTGGGCGCCGACAGCCTGCAGGGCGACCTCGGCTTCGTCAAGGTGCTCGAACTGGCCGGCGCCAAGGTCGAGATCGGCCCGGACGCCACCACGGTGACCGGCACCGGCGCACTGCGCGGCGGCTTCGAGGTCGACATGGGCGACATCTCCGACACCTTCATGACGATGGCCGCGATCGCGCCGCTGGCCGACGGGCCGATCACCATCACGGGCGTGGGCCACGCCCGGCTCAAGGAATCCGACCGGATCGCCGCCGTCGCCGGGAACCTCCGGGCGCTCGGCATCCGGGTCGAGGAGGGGCCGGACCGGATCACCGTCCACCCCGGCACCCCCACGGGGGCGGTCATCGCCTGCCACCGTGACCACCGGATCGCCATGGCCTTCTCGGTGCTCGGGCTCAAGGTGCCCGGCATCACCCTGGACGACCCGAAGTGCGTGGGGAAGACCTTCCCCGGCTTCCACGAGGAGCTGCGCCGCCTCTTCGGCGAACAGGCTCACTGA
- a CDS encoding SDR family NAD(P)-dependent oxidoreductase, with translation MTARFDGKVALVTGGGSGIGRATALAFAREGAIVMVAGREPSDLRDTVALIEKEGGVADAVPADVTHGMDVIRLIKTTVERHGRIDVAFNNAGITGEPTPLAEICEAVWGDVLSTNLTGVWLLMKHEIAAMKENGGGVIINTAANIGIHGRVPGFGAFAASKAALSTLTRTAAREYIREGIRINAISPGSVDTDQSLRPGETTEERDARVKAETPIGRVAKTEEIADTVLWLASEESSFVVGHDLVLDGGATA, from the coding sequence ATGACCGCACGCTTCGACGGCAAGGTCGCCCTGGTGACCGGAGGTGGCTCCGGGATCGGCCGGGCCACGGCACTCGCCTTCGCCCGCGAGGGCGCAATCGTGATGGTGGCCGGCCGCGAGCCCAGTGACCTGCGGGACACCGTCGCATTGATCGAGAAGGAGGGCGGGGTCGCCGACGCGGTGCCCGCCGACGTCACCCACGGCATGGACGTGATCCGCCTGATCAAGACCACGGTCGAGCGCCACGGCCGGATCGACGTCGCCTTCAACAACGCCGGCATCACCGGCGAGCCCACCCCGCTGGCCGAGATCTGCGAGGCCGTCTGGGGCGATGTGCTCTCCACCAACCTGACCGGCGTCTGGCTGCTGATGAAGCACGAGATCGCCGCGATGAAGGAGAACGGGGGCGGCGTCATCATCAACACCGCCGCCAACATCGGCATCCACGGCCGCGTCCCCGGCTTCGGCGCCTTCGCCGCCTCCAAGGCCGCGCTCTCCACGCTGACCCGCACCGCCGCCCGCGAGTACATCCGCGAGGGCATCCGGATCAACGCGATCAGCCCCGGCTCGGTGGACACCGACCAGTCGCTGCGCCCCGGTGAGACCACCGAGGAGCGGGACGCCCGGGTCAAGGCCGAGACGCCGATCGGCCGGGTCGCCAAGACCGAGGAGATCGCCGACACCGTGCTCTGGCTCGCCAGCGAGGAGTCGAGCTTCGTGGTCGGCCACGACCTGGTGCTCGACGGCGGCGCCACCGCCTGA
- the wrbA gene encoding NAD(P)H:quinone oxidoreductase — MTNVAVIYYSSTGNVYQLADAAAQAAEKAGAEVRLRKVAELAPAAVIAGKKEWADHVAATSHIQEAVLDDLDWADVILFGTPTRFGLPAAQLKQFIDTAGGLWFQHKLENKVVSSFTSTSTQHGGQESTLLALNNTFYHWGSIIVAPGYADEVQFGKTNGNPYGTSSVSDHGHGGPTEENLAAVGFQARRSVQIAAALKRGFESA; from the coding sequence GTGACGAACGTCGCCGTCATCTACTACTCGTCCACCGGGAACGTCTACCAGCTGGCCGACGCGGCCGCCCAGGCGGCCGAGAAGGCCGGCGCCGAGGTCCGCCTGCGCAAGGTCGCGGAGCTCGCCCCGGCCGCGGTCATCGCAGGCAAGAAGGAGTGGGCCGACCACGTCGCGGCCACCTCGCACATCCAGGAGGCCGTGCTGGACGACCTCGACTGGGCCGACGTGATCCTCTTCGGCACGCCGACCCGCTTCGGCCTGCCGGCCGCCCAGCTCAAGCAGTTCATCGACACCGCCGGTGGCCTCTGGTTCCAGCACAAGCTGGAGAACAAGGTCGTGTCCTCCTTCACCTCGACCTCGACCCAGCACGGTGGCCAGGAGAGCACCCTGCTGGCGCTGAACAACACCTTCTACCACTGGGGTTCGATCATCGTCGCCCCCGGCTACGCGGACGAGGTGCAGTTCGGCAAGACCAACGGCAACCCGTACGGCACCAGCTCCGTCTCCGACCACGGCCACGGTGGCCCGACCGAGGAGAACCTGGCCGCCGTCGGCTTCCAGGCGCGCCGCTCGGTGCAGATCGCGGCCGCGCTGAAGCGCGGTTTCGAAAGCGCCTGA
- a CDS encoding 3-hydroxybenzoate 6-monooxygenase gives MAKILIAGGGIGGLATALSVSRQGHEVVVLEARDSFTELGAGIQLGPNAFNALDQLGVGEEVRERAVHIDELRFMDGTTSEHVASMPLTGAYRERFGNPYAVVHRIDVYAPLLDACRESDAIELRTGCQLLSYRQDATGVTAVLASGEEVEGSALIGADGINSFVRKQLVGDGFPQVSGHTIYRSVIPMEKVPEELRWNTVTLWAGPKWHFVHYPIGSGKYFNLAATRDDGATEAVIGKSVEKDFVLEEFPMLGEIPRQLLELGEDWKAWVLCDRDPIDTWTDGRVVLVGDAAHPMLQYAAQGACQAIEDAVVLGQLIGQCELDFAERFQTFNAERRERTGAIQLVAREMGKQLYHPVGDAAKARNEMLAGFTAEQLHDKVEWLHGAKVFAKSEQTSDSPAMA, from the coding sequence ATGGCCAAGATACTCATTGCCGGTGGCGGTATCGGTGGGCTCGCGACGGCGCTCAGCGTCTCCCGCCAGGGCCACGAGGTCGTCGTGCTGGAGGCCCGCGACTCCTTCACCGAGCTCGGCGCCGGCATCCAGCTCGGCCCGAACGCGTTCAACGCGCTCGACCAGCTCGGGGTCGGCGAGGAGGTCCGCGAGCGGGCCGTCCACATCGACGAGCTGCGCTTCATGGACGGCACCACCTCCGAGCACGTGGCCTCCATGCCGCTCACCGGCGCCTACCGCGAGCGCTTCGGCAACCCGTACGCCGTGGTGCACCGGATCGACGTCTACGCCCCGCTGCTCGACGCCTGCCGCGAGTCGGACGCGATCGAGCTGCGCACCGGCTGCCAGCTGCTCAGCTACCGCCAGGACGCCACCGGCGTCACCGCGGTGCTCGCCTCCGGTGAGGAGGTCGAGGGCTCCGCGCTGATCGGTGCCGACGGCATCAACTCCTTCGTCCGCAAGCAGCTGGTGGGCGACGGCTTCCCGCAGGTCTCCGGCCACACCATCTACCGTTCGGTGATCCCGATGGAGAAGGTGCCCGAGGAGCTGCGCTGGAACACCGTGACCCTCTGGGCCGGCCCGAAGTGGCACTTCGTCCACTACCCGATCGGCAGCGGCAAGTACTTCAACCTGGCCGCCACCCGCGACGACGGCGCCACCGAGGCCGTCATCGGCAAGTCCGTGGAGAAGGACTTCGTGCTCGAGGAGTTCCCGATGCTGGGCGAGATCCCGCGCCAGCTGCTGGAGCTCGGCGAGGACTGGAAGGCCTGGGTGCTCTGCGACCGCGACCCGATCGACACCTGGACGGACGGCCGGGTCGTGCTGGTCGGCGACGCCGCCCACCCGATGCTCCAGTACGCCGCCCAGGGCGCCTGCCAGGCGATCGAGGACGCGGTGGTGCTCGGCCAGCTGATCGGCCAGTGCGAGCTGGACTTCGCCGAGCGCTTCCAGACCTTCAACGCCGAGCGCCGCGAGCGCACCGGCGCGATCCAGCTGGTCGCCCGCGAGATGGGCAAGCAGCTGTACCACCCCGTCGGCGACGCCGCCAAGGCCCGCAACGAGATGCTGGCCGGCTTCACCGCCGAGCAGCTCCACGACAAGGTCGAGTGGCTGCACGGCGCCAAGGTCTTCGCCAAGTCGGAGCAGACCTCCGACTCCCCGGCCATGGCCTGA